A single genomic interval of Sphingobium sp. EM0848 harbors:
- a CDS encoding alpha/beta hydrolase: MRRAVAFVDLPTLIIGGTLDPTTPPSHSEALAKAITGAELVMLDAAHLSNVEQADAFTEAVTDFLA, translated from the coding sequence ATGCGCCGCGCGGTGGCGTTTGTCGATCTTCCCACTCTAATCATTGGAGGCACGCTCGACCCTACAACGCCACCCTCACATAGTGAAGCGCTCGCCAAGGCAATAACTGGGGCGGAACTCGTTATGCTCGACGCCGCTCATCTATCGAACGTCGAGCAGGCAGACGCATTCACTGAAGCCGTGACGGATTTCCTCGCATGA
- a CDS encoding aspartate/glutamate racemase family protein, which yields MARIRMILPVPVPGLALSLFADQIPSTLRRDGTEIEFRGTRSGASLLDSPYELALADSFVLDAGVSAEADGCDVVCSFSMSDSGLSALRSRLSIPVVGAAQSAFALATQLGKRFSIVTMWEPWKVMSTDLVKRYDLSDRVASIRHIDVRPDTQELLSGKEELVFGCLEEQAKRAIEDDGADVIILGSTTMYQSHAYLAQALPVPVVNPGVAAYKTCETLLELGLTHSKRAYPSPERTVDDLFTTIQSVFPN from the coding sequence ATGGCCCGCATCCGCATGATCCTGCCTGTTCCGGTCCCTGGCTTAGCTCTGTCGCTGTTTGCCGATCAGATTCCGTCGACCCTCCGCCGAGACGGGACGGAGATTGAATTCCGTGGTACCCGCAGCGGCGCATCATTGCTCGACAGCCCATACGAGTTGGCGCTGGCGGACAGCTTCGTTCTCGACGCGGGCGTGAGCGCGGAAGCGGATGGGTGCGACGTCGTCTGCAGCTTTTCCATGAGCGACTCCGGCCTGTCCGCTCTCAGGTCGAGGCTCTCGATCCCCGTGGTCGGCGCGGCGCAGTCTGCCTTCGCGCTGGCGACACAACTCGGGAAGCGTTTCTCGATCGTGACGATGTGGGAGCCGTGGAAGGTCATGTCGACCGATTTGGTAAAACGCTATGATCTCAGCGATCGGGTCGCCTCGATCCGCCACATCGACGTGCGCCCGGATACACAGGAATTGCTATCGGGAAAGGAAGAGCTGGTCTTCGGGTGCCTCGAGGAGCAGGCGAAGCGCGCGATCGAGGATGACGGTGCAGACGTCATCATTCTCGGTTCAACGACGATGTACCAATCCCACGCTTATCTTGCGCAGGCGCTACCCGTCCCGGTGGTGAACCCGGGCGTGGCGGCCTACAAGACCTGCGAGACCCTTCTCGAGCTCGGATTGACGCACAGCAAGCGAGCATATCCATCGCCCGAGCGGACGGTCGACGATCTTTTCACGACAATCCAATCCGTCTTTCCCAACTGA
- a CDS encoding LLM class flavin-dependent oxidoreductase, translated as MTFPGNRLRKKNHFKLGTFSSNCSSGMSITNVPERWDASWDHNLELGQMLDAAGIDFMLPVARWISYANAGSSNFQGHVLETLTWAAGLLAATKRISVVSTVHTMAYNPVVVAKQIATIDQIAHGRAGINIVAGWNAPETEALGFDLPEDHETRYRYADEWFEIVRRLWTSKDRFDFDGEFFKLKGVHADPLPFDGLPPVINAAGSAIGREFATKNADFLFTPAIDLKRSVKETAELKALAADRGREVDVMTFAHVVCRPTRKEAEDYVQYFGFENRDTETLNRVIELQFAHAQSFPHELLTLIRDRFACGHGGYPLTGTPEEVADGICAIQDAGFRGTTLSFVDYVKEFPYFRDEVLPILEARGVRQANDQDDNVVRLATAR; from the coding sequence ATGACGTTCCCAGGCAATCGGCTGCGCAAGAAGAATCATTTCAAACTCGGCACGTTCTCATCGAACTGCTCCAGCGGAATGTCGATCACGAACGTGCCCGAGCGCTGGGACGCGAGCTGGGATCATAACCTCGAGCTCGGCCAGATGCTCGACGCCGCCGGCATCGACTTCATGCTGCCCGTGGCCCGCTGGATCTCCTACGCGAACGCCGGCTCGAGCAATTTCCAAGGGCATGTGCTGGAGACGCTCACATGGGCAGCCGGGCTCCTTGCGGCGACCAAGCGGATCAGTGTCGTCTCGACCGTCCATACGATGGCGTATAATCCGGTTGTCGTCGCCAAGCAAATCGCGACGATCGACCAGATCGCGCATGGCCGCGCCGGCATCAACATCGTCGCGGGTTGGAACGCCCCGGAGACGGAAGCTCTCGGCTTCGATCTCCCTGAAGACCATGAGACGCGGTATCGCTACGCCGATGAATGGTTCGAGATCGTCCGCCGCCTGTGGACCTCGAAGGATCGCTTCGATTTCGACGGCGAGTTCTTCAAGCTGAAGGGTGTCCACGCGGACCCGCTGCCTTTTGACGGTCTTCCGCCGGTCATCAATGCTGCCGGATCGGCGATCGGCCGCGAGTTCGCAACCAAGAACGCAGACTTCCTGTTCACGCCTGCCATCGACCTGAAGCGCTCGGTCAAAGAAACAGCCGAGCTCAAAGCGCTCGCGGCCGACCGCGGACGTGAAGTCGATGTGATGACATTCGCCCATGTCGTCTGCCGGCCGACCAGGAAGGAGGCCGAAGACTATGTTCAGTATTTCGGCTTCGAGAATCGTGACACCGAGACGCTCAATCGGGTGATCGAGCTTCAGTTCGCGCATGCCCAATCGTTCCCGCACGAACTGCTCACCCTTATCCGTGACAGGTTTGCTTGTGGGCATGGCGGCTATCCTTTGACGGGCACACCTGAAGAAGTCGCCGACGGGATCTGCGCGATCCAGGATGCCGGTTTCAGGGGTACGACGCTTTCGTTCGTCGATTACGTCAAGGAATTCCCTTACTTCCGCGACGAGGTGCTTCCCATTCTGGAGGCGCGGGGCGTGCGACAGGCGAACGACCAGGACGACAATGTAGTCCGGCTGGCTACCGCGCGCTGA
- a CDS encoding type II toxin-antitoxin system VapC family toxin, with protein MYLLDTNILSDLIRHPGGVIGACITQLPDDAVATSVIVAGELRFGAERRGSARLTAQLEGILRRLPVLPLGEDADCHYGALRAALERQGTPIGGNDMFIAAHALALDATLVTDNVREFARVPGLRIENWLRPPEA; from the coding sequence ATGTATCTCCTCGACACCAACATCCTGTCGGATCTTATCCGGCATCCTGGGGGCGTGATCGGCGCATGCATCACCCAACTACCCGACGATGCGGTCGCAACCAGCGTTATCGTCGCCGGTGAATTGCGGTTCGGTGCTGAGCGTCGGGGATCTGCACGACTAACAGCACAACTGGAGGGCATCCTCAGGCGGCTTCCCGTGCTGCCGCTCGGCGAAGATGCGGATTGCCACTATGGCGCGCTCCGTGCCGCCCTCGAGCGCCAGGGCACGCCGATCGGCGGAAACGACATGTTCATTGCGGCCCATGCGCTGGCTCTTGATGCCACCCTGGTGACAGACAATGTCCGTGAGTTCGCGCGTGTTCCCGGCCTCAGGATCGAGAATTGGCTTCGCCCGCCAGAAGCATGA
- a CDS encoding antitoxin translates to MNAQRHVKLFKNGRSQAVRIPREFELPGEDAIIRKDGDRLIIEPAPVLSLAAYLATLEPIEDDFGPIEDTPPEPVDF, encoded by the coding sequence ATGAACGCCCAGCGCCACGTCAAACTGTTCAAGAATGGCCGCAGCCAAGCGGTCCGCATCCCGCGCGAGTTCGAACTGCCGGGGGAAGATGCGATCATCCGCAAGGATGGAGATCGACTCATCATCGAACCCGCCCCGGTACTCTCGCTGGCCGCTTATCTGGCGACCCTGGAGCCGATCGAGGACGATTTTGGACCGATCGAAGATACGCCGCCTGAGCCCGTCGACTTCTAA
- a CDS encoding IS256 family transposase, with product MPLFAMWLGVMADGTKVVLGLWLEQNEGAKFWLRVMNELRNRGVEDIMLAVVDGLKGFPDAITAVFPEAMVQTCIVHLLRNSMDFVAWKDRKALGTALKAIYRAVDAATAEEALTAFEASFWGQRYPAIGQSWRRAWPEVIPFFAFPDEVRRIVYTTNAIEALNSKLRRAVRARGHFPKDEAATKLLYLILNRSEKEWKMPPREWNMAKAQFAVLFGERFIRAMTA from the coding sequence ATGCCGTTGTTTGCGATGTGGTTGGGCGTCATGGCCGACGGCACCAAGGTCGTCCTGGGGTTATGGCTGGAGCAAAATGAAGGTGCCAAGTTCTGGCTGCGCGTCATGAACGAACTGCGCAACCGCGGCGTCGAGGACATCATGCTGGCGGTAGTCGACGGGCTGAAGGGCTTCCCCGATGCCATCACCGCCGTCTTCCCGGAAGCGATGGTCCAGACTTGCATTGTCCATCTGCTGAGGAACTCGATGGATTTCGTGGCGTGGAAAGACCGCAAGGCGCTCGGGACGGCCCTGAAGGCCATCTACCGTGCCGTCGATGCCGCGACCGCCGAGGAAGCGCTGACGGCCTTCGAAGCGAGCTTCTGGGGACAGCGCTATCCCGCCATCGGCCAGAGCTGGCGCCGGGCATGGCCCGAGGTCATTCCATTTTTCGCCTTCCCCGACGAAGTCAGGCGGATCGTCTACACCACCAATGCCATCGAGGCCTTGAACTCCAAGCTGCGACGCGCTGTTCGTGCGCGGGGCCATTTCCCCAAAGATGAGGCGGCAACCAAGCTTCTCTATCTGATCTTGAACCGATCGGAGAAAGAGTGGAAAATGCCGCCGCGCGAGTGGAACATGGCGAAGGCTCAATTTGCCGTGCTCTTCGGCGAACGCTTCATCAGGGCCATGACGGCCTGA
- a CDS encoding GNAT family N-acetyltransferase encodes MIIRPETSEDVPKIRSLIKAAFKGIDHSNETEGAIVDALRDAGALIISLIAEQDDMLIGHVAFSPVLIAGDGGGWYGMGPVSVSPQVQRRGTGSALIREGLKLLQDRGASGCVVLGEPNYYSRFGFSSNHALRYGDVPPEYFQSLLLCGDPCEGEVTYHKGFEAE; translated from the coding sequence ATGATCATCCGCCCCGAAACGTCCGAAGATGTGCCCAAAATTCGATCACTCATCAAAGCTGCCTTCAAAGGCATCGATCACAGTAATGAGACCGAAGGAGCGATTGTCGATGCATTGAGAGACGCTGGTGCATTGATTATTTCTCTCATCGCAGAACAGGATGATATGCTTATTGGTCATGTCGCTTTTTCACCTGTTCTGATCGCTGGTGATGGGGGTGGCTGGTATGGCATGGGGCCGGTGTCGGTTTCCCCGCAAGTTCAGCGCAGAGGCACAGGGAGCGCGTTGATCCGGGAAGGATTGAAGTTGCTGCAAGACCGTGGCGCGTCAGGGTGCGTTGTACTCGGCGAGCCGAATTATTATAGCCGTTTCGGCTTTAGCAGCAACCATGCCCTTCGCTATGGCGACGTGCCACCGGAATATTTTCAGTCTCTACTGCTTTGCGGTGATCCCTGCGAGGGAGAGGTTACCTACCACAAAGGCTTTGAGGCGGAATGA
- the bchE gene encoding magnesium-protoporphyrin IX monomethyl ester anaerobic oxidative cyclase: MYILLVNIPHPAIGSRIPREQLPPFGLLCVGGPLIDDGHRVELIDAEFGPMPLGDLVAEIVRRSPDAVLFGHSGSSSGHPIISQVSAAVSQALPHAAIVYGGVHPTYFWREILVQEPYVQAIVRGEGEETARRLMRAIAQGGPLGEVPGIAYRQAGELLATEAAPVITDLDAYRVGWELIDHARYSYWGGKRAVVIQFSRGCPHLCNYCGQRGFWTRWRHRDPVLLAREMARLHRDHGVEVFNFADENPSAGRKPWKAFLEALIAEDISVTLVGSTRADDIVRDADILHLYKKAGFERFLMGMENTDEATLRLIRKGGATASDREAIRLLRRRRILSMVTWVAGFDDQTDVDMLRGLRQLISYDADQIQALYVTPHRWTPFFRIAKDRPVVQSDLTKWDYKHQVLGMTRMPPWRLFLWVKLIEAVVQLRPRALIRWAWHSDPKIRHAIRWYYRMGRRVWLHEVSGFLFRDDVRATGQTVAGYLGAPQDHEEEASRVIRGRKPAWRKWQLGRVERR; the protein is encoded by the coding sequence TTGTATATTCTTCTGGTGAATATCCCCCATCCGGCGATCGGGAGCCGCATTCCAAGGGAGCAATTACCTCCCTTTGGTTTGCTCTGCGTCGGCGGCCCCCTGATCGATGATGGCCACCGCGTGGAACTGATCGATGCAGAATTCGGACCTATGCCGCTGGGCGACCTCGTTGCTGAAATCGTTCGACGTTCCCCGGACGCCGTGTTGTTCGGCCATTCGGGCTCATCATCTGGGCACCCGATCATTTCTCAGGTCTCTGCCGCCGTTTCTCAGGCACTGCCCCATGCAGCCATCGTCTACGGCGGTGTTCACCCAACCTATTTTTGGCGCGAAATTCTCGTTCAGGAACCGTACGTGCAGGCGATCGTGCGGGGAGAAGGCGAAGAGACGGCGCGCCGTCTCATGCGGGCGATCGCGCAAGGCGGACCATTGGGGGAGGTGCCAGGCATCGCCTATCGGCAAGCTGGAGAGCTACTCGCCACCGAGGCAGCACCCGTCATCACCGATCTGGACGCCTATCGCGTGGGTTGGGAACTTATCGACCACGCGCGTTACAGCTATTGGGGCGGCAAGCGCGCGGTCGTGATCCAGTTTTCCCGAGGATGCCCTCATCTATGCAACTATTGTGGCCAGCGAGGCTTCTGGACGCGCTGGCGCCACCGCGATCCTGTTCTGCTCGCCCGCGAGATGGCGCGGCTCCATCGTGACCATGGCGTGGAGGTGTTCAATTTCGCGGACGAGAATCCCAGCGCTGGAAGGAAGCCATGGAAGGCCTTTCTGGAAGCGCTGATCGCCGAAGACATATCGGTGACTCTGGTCGGGTCAACGCGGGCTGACGATATTGTCCGCGACGCCGACATCCTCCACCTCTACAAAAAGGCCGGCTTTGAGCGGTTTCTGATGGGCATGGAGAATACGGACGAGGCCACATTGAGGCTTATCAGAAAGGGCGGGGCGACAGCCAGTGACCGCGAAGCGATCCGACTGCTCCGCCGCCGCCGCATCCTTTCCATGGTCACGTGGGTTGCGGGGTTCGACGACCAGACGGATGTAGACATGCTTCGCGGCCTCAGGCAGCTCATTTCCTACGACGCCGACCAGATCCAGGCGCTCTATGTCACGCCACACCGATGGACGCCCTTCTTCCGGATTGCGAAGGATCGGCCCGTCGTGCAATCCGACCTGACTAAGTGGGACTATAAACATCAGGTTCTGGGCATGACGAGAATGCCGCCATGGCGGCTCTTCCTGTGGGTGAAGCTGATTGAAGCGGTGGTGCAGTTGCGCCCGCGCGCACTGATCCGTTGGGCTTGGCATTCTGATCCCAAGATCCGTCATGCTATCCGCTGGTACTATCGAATGGGCCGGCGGGTGTGGCTACACGAAGTGTCCGGCTTCCTCTTCCGAGACGACGTCAGGGCAACTGGCCAGACTGTTGCGGGTTACCTAGGGGCGCCACAGGATCACGAGGAAGAGGCCTCTCGCGTCATCCGCGGACGGAAGCCAGCGTGGCGGAAATGGCAGCTGGGCAGGGTCGAACGGAGGTAG